CCGGATTTTCCTGtatgaaaggaaagaaaaacgaaagaaaaaagatgttAAAACGAATTGCTCTACATTTGGCTTTTGTGAACAAATATTCCGTGTTCCGTCGTTGTGGTgcaatgcttttatttttgacgATGAGTAAAGTGTGTACCATTTTCACGATTCGGTGACACACTTTTCTGCGATGTACAGTTGGACAGTGGAGAGCAGACGATATAAATGACAACAGGAAGCAAAATGTCCATTTACAGTGTGAAATGCTACATAAATCTATCAACAATTTGCTTGTTATCAGGAAGAATAAGGAAGAGATTATAATCATGCAAAACATTCACAATTAAGTTGCAGTGAAAAAGGAGAACATAGCATTGAaagtagaaaaataaagaTGGAAACAAGACATGAAAACCATCTTCTCCTTTCTCTGTTGGAATTGGTACAAAACAAAGCTGACCTTAAGCAAGTTCCTATTTACAATCCTCTAGGAAGAACGACGGTAGCTAACAAACAAGGTAATCGGTTAAGTGAATTAAAACTTTGAATTATGGTTGCCATAAAGCGATAGTCAACCAGACGCGGGGACATCTTTGATTGATGGGTTTGTCTTAGCGCAAACGGTGAACAGTCATACCATTAACCAGTTAAAATGAAGTGATAATTGCAGAGAAGAtatgatttttgaaaataaaaacaatgtcttataatgatttaaataatatttgttcGTATTGAACTATATGAACACCTTATTGTTTCGTGGAAAAGTGTTCTACTTTATTAAATTTGAGTCTCAACAAGGAGGTTCTAATGACTTTGGTGGGGAGAAATCCGAAAAATGTTATGAATAATAATACTTTATCTGGCAAAGTTTAAGTGAAAAGTTTAGAAAGAATTTTTATACACGGGATAATACGGTGTAACAAATaagaatcaataaaaaaaactttattaaatGATAATGAATCGAAAAAGTATGaaattcgtatttttttttaatataaacgtTTGCTGCTGTACAATCtaatcacaacaaaaaatacacaagaaTGCTTACCGAATATTCCTGCTGCCGGTGCTTTACACACATTGTTTCATTCTCATCGTTGACTTCCGTACCGAACGGTGGACAGTTTGGCAAACCGTCGCAGACCAGTTCCCGGGCAATGCAAAGCAACGGCATGCCAACATACTCCAGACAGGAATACTTATCGCGTTCCAGACAAACCGCACCCTGGCCAACTACCGTGATCTGCAGGCGATAGTTAGGCGCATTGCCATCATGATTCCAGACAATGTTAAGCTTCCCCTGTAGCAGACGCATCGGTTCTTCCTGCGTACCGGACGTTTCCAGCAGGCATGGATCTAACCGCCACGAGGGCAACACCTCGCCGTTTGCCGATTGTGACTGTGCGAAGAAGGGAAGAACCGGAGAAGAGATCGGTAGAGTAAGTTCAGTTAGATCAATTGAGGTTTCGAACCATTTTTCCCTCGAACTAATTAGCACTCGTTCGCAACGAtggcgtgtgcgtgtgtgtggttgggATGTGAGGTGCGAGCTATTTGTTGCGCATCGTTGCCCTTGGTTAGGTGCTGGTACGAAGCGCACACTTCATGTTGTGGTTGTGCATGGCCAGTTCTTACCATGGGCACGTGTGTTCGCAAAAGCTTCTGCCGGTAAATGCAAACGCTttgctcatcatcatcgcaaTAACAGAATGTACGCACTCGCAAAGAATGCAATATTAAACTATCccaaacacacaagcacacacacacacagtgccCATCCGATCCGACTTCCTACGCTAGAACAGGTTCTTACGACGTACGTACAATCGTAAGCGGGCAGCTATGGGTGCTGTTGCTCGACTTGTTCCCGTTGTATTTTCTGCTTGCCGTACTGCGCGAACCCGCTGCTGGAACGCGCTGCATTCGTACGAAGAAGTTGTACGCATCGGGTGCCCGGAATTGACGTTTGCAGGAAGTAGCCGATGATGCCTTACCATGTTCCGGACGCAACGCTAGCAAAATACTGGACGTAGGACCCTTATCGCTAACGTACTGTTCGCTTGTTTCTCCACTCTCACCGCACAACGATAATAGACCCGTAGCCGTGACTGGTTCGGCATCTAAAAAGAAGGAACGAACAAAGGAGAGAAgcgaaaaggggaaaagatATCGTAAAACACGTATTTGAGAAATGTTTCAaaggttaaattaaattaaaagtatacaacatagaaaaaaatgcttttaaaaagagtaGATAAAACTCGATTGAATGAACGAAAGAATAGACTgcttttatacaaaaaaataaataaataagtataaaagtattaaaagTTAAACATGTCAAATCATAAGGAACTTATTTAAAAGAAGTCaagagaaataataaaaataaataaatatgccCAAAGACGAAggtaatttttgcaaaagattaaaaaacgGATTGGACAAAGCAGAATAGCAAACTATTAGGTTTGGGCTTTGATacttgaaaatatttactagaaataggagaaaaaaacaaagagaacTTGTAACatgtacaaaattaaaaaattaatattattactcTGATGGAAGATAAAAATAGCTGGTAAAACGTTATTCCATAAAGTGTGTATcataaataaaggaaaacatgATATTTTgagaataaaactaaaatttgaagaacaaaaatgtcaaatctttaaaatgatttaaagataaattatattaataaaaatcaatattaaacTGCACTTAATTCAACTTTGACAGGTTTTGCCCCTAATTAAACATCTAAAGAATTCAGACTGGATTTCAGCTTtgtattgtaaacaaaaaataaaaacaataaacaacaaagaaaTTGTCAATGAAAGCAGTTATTCAACCATCGTCGTAactgtccctttttttcgtacaaCCCTTTTATCCATtaaattcacacaaaaaacggaCATTATTtatcacaaacaaaacacacaaaaaaaaaagtttgtcctCGAATGGTGTTGTTGCATTAGTAATGAAGTCCTGAAAGCGAATTAAATTGGCCAACGTTTCGAAACGTTGCCCATTCCAGTGGGATCATCAAACACGGAAGTGGCATAAGGCCATGTGAAGTGAAATGTAACTTTCGCAAGCTGTTTACTTCGTTCCCATGAAATGACCTCTATTCATTTTACGATAATTAGATGCTTGCATGTAACACCTTCTTACCAACTTCTAAAGGCAATCGCTTAAGGATTTCTCTGGACATAGTTTCGTCCAgagctaccttttttttaggtagaagtttttgttttttgctagtAAAAGCGGCGACAAGCAAAACGGCTACGATGACACGAGCACGAGCAGATGTAGGTGTGTTACTGGCCATTTGTTGCCCGAATGTGCTGCGCTACAGCAATGGCATCAATTATGCGAAGGTTACTGAAAATGACCTGTATCAATTTAATGCTGGCACGTTTGGTCACTCGCTCGATATATGTGCATTGATGCCCGTCAGGCGAGCCGTGAGCACCGATCCGATCCGTTCGATAGGTGTGTGGATCGGTCGGAGTTGGACACACCATTGCGGGCAAGTATATATATAGAGGGGGTCCGATATCATCGtccggttcggttcggttcatGTCAACAGATTGATCTTGAAGATGTACGCGAAAGCGGTATGCGTCTACTGGAAGTTGCGCTTCCACTTCGCCTGACTGTTactgtgtgtcttttttctcttctgtctCATCGCACGAGTACAATCACGAGTACCTCGCGTCTGCTCACGGGGCTGATGCAATATGTTTGGTGCAAGTTGTGATTATTTCACCCACCACTGAAGTGGCTGAAGTGGCTCGTGGACTACCCGGATACTTAACACCGGGCGTGAGCGGTAAAATCAAACCACTTCCGGTCCGTGAGGTGGCAAATTTTGGGTCTCGACGGCAATAAAAATACCCTTCAAGGAAGGTAAACAAACTCGATCGATAGTGCTGATGCGGGGTGGGTTGATGGCTGTCGGCAGCATTAGCAAAACATAGAACGATCACGATCATGTAAGAGTTGATGgcctttttttaaagcaaccTGACCTAAAACGAAGTTATACATAAAGCTGTACCATTAGCATtagtcacatttttttattgggtGTGTCAAACATACCTTGAAACCCATTATGTGTACCAGCACTCATTACACCACAAACGATCGTACgtaaaatgttgtaaaatgaATAGAGCTGTATTGCTTAACTGTAACGACAACTATTTCTTCATGAaaattcgattgttttttggtgcaaaTTTGCATCGATTTAGGCCGATTAAGTGCGTACAAAACTGTATCGTGTTTGCCTCACCCGGTTTTTGTCTTTCGGTAAATGCGCAAACCGTGCAACAGCGGCGCATTCGCATCGCTAAATCGTTCAAGTCGAAAAGTTTGGAACATAACGCTACGCGTTTTAAATGCGACACACGTCGTTCGTAACGAATTTCGCTGTATTTACAAAGCCATGAATTCCATTCGGAACTGGATGAGAGTGGGTTGTGCTGGTGGGTCTCAGTCAGCATCATCGTTTGCCAAACCTGTAAGAGGTGTAACGAAAAAGCTAAACCAATACTTCCGCCAAGGGGGGAGGGAACTAGCGCGCGTCAGGTGTTCGCGAAATTGCGCTAATGCTTTTGATTGAAAAAgatcataaataaacatatgtgatgaaaaaaagataaattgaatttcggTTTGAGTACAGATTGAGGGGTAAAAATGTTGCTTAAGCTCGTTCGCTTAAGCTTTACAAAAGACGAAACATTCGGGAAATTCTGGTTCGCTCTTCGGCTCATTGCAACattatgtatttaaaaaaaatgttaaaggaTGGTAACAATTATATTcccgatttttttccttcatttttaaaatactcaaatataaaattagatttttaattccttattgaaataaatcataccTATTTATCAAATAGGTATTTATCAAAATGGAACACCTAACAATGTCCTCTTTTTTCTACCTTTAATCATCTCTTTTggatttatttaaagcaatattgtCACATTGTTTCTGAAAATGTAATTtcgttttcaaaactttttaaattaattttttttttcaacataagcaaaaaaaatctacatccGATGGTAGGAAATTTATCTGAAATTAGGGATTAAAAAatatcgattttgtttttgcttcagttGGTGCGGCTTTCTAAACTCCATCAGGTTTTCTACCGATCATCCACGCTGTACTTGGTTTTGCGGCCGAAAGAGTTAGTTCAATGTAGGCCAAACGATTGAAGTTTGCGGTCGGAAAGAGgcagaataaaaatatgtattatGTTTTGGTTATCTTTCTAAAAAATCTGGGGCCATTTGGGCGAAATTTTGTTCCTTGCATGATTTCGATCgaattcaaatcccatccgtaaCGTTCCTCCAGGACTGTGACTACATTTACCGAAAAGTAATGTCAAGGAATATCAACATTCTGgccttaaaaaatattaaaatagaagaaatagTTCGAAAAGTAACATTCTTCTGCGACAGCCACAACATGCTTCGTAGCTTTCGGATCAGTCGATCGACCCGATCGATCAACCACCTGGTCGTTGATGGTTTTCGATGCTGTCGGTGAAGGTTCCCGACGAGGTTAAAGCCTACGTGATCATGCACACTCGtcgcattattttttttttgagccaCCAGTTGAGATGATCGTCAACAGAATGCTTCCGAACTGATCGTAATCGTGTGATTCATCGCCTGGAGATTACTCAGGGGGAATACTTTCCATTGATGAATCCCGAATCCCACGCCTTGCGTCATATATTGTATATGAGTCAACCGGGAAGAAAGAAGTTTGATGAAATTGCTTCCAGTGTATTTAATTTGTGGATTGCCCTCCTTTCACGAGATGATTGTGGATACGATGTCCCGTTTCCATTTCGATTAGACGATAGCAAAGACACGGAAGAGATCGAGTTTGGAGATGGGTTAACACGGCGATACCAACACACAGCACACGCAATACGCTGCTGGGTGTTTTGGCGTCGCGTTGGTAGCGTCTGGTgtgatgtttgattttttgtcttttcccCTATCCATCCGTCGTTCGGTTGATGGGTTGCACAACTTACTTGAGAAGAACGATGCACAATCGGTGCGTTGTGTGTAGAGTATAAAAATACACCACCACTGCAGCAGGCAGGATGTCGCACTCGGGCAGAAGATCatcgtttttctgttttttttctgttttggtgcttttatttttatatgtatCACTAAGCTCCAGCTGTTGCGTCCCCGTAATGGTTCGCAGTGGTCACGCATTAATCGCGGAAACAGATGAAGCACACCACCACACTTGGATCGCACACTTCACACAAAACTATGCTAACGGTTCTCCGGTCCACGCTTCACGACACCATTAAACTCACGCACAGTACCGAGCGCGGAACACTATTTTTCCTTGGCAAATCGCTAACAAAACTTGCACACCTTTCACGTTGTTGTCGTTAGCTTGCAGCACGCCACTTCCCTACAGTTGGCCACATTTTAGCCACAGCAAAAGCCTGTCGGTGTCATGTTGAACCATAGCACGCACAGCCCAGCGATGGCGTACAGCGATCTCACTCCGAACGTTGCGATCGAAACGGAAAGGAAGACGCGAATAACGCACGGCGCCAACGTCAAACCATCTGGAACTTTTCTTTCGAATTTCAACAATAAAATGCGAGTCGTACTTCGCACGCGCACTCAGGCAGAGGGATGCGTGATGCTCTACAACCCCGTACCCAG
The DNA window shown above is from Anopheles funestus chromosome 3RL, idAnoFuneDA-416_04, whole genome shotgun sequence and carries:
- the LOC125770094 gene encoding uncharacterized protein LOC125770094, coding for MRDHCEPLRGRNSWSLVIHIKIKAPKQKKNRKTMIFCPSATSCLLQWWCIFILYTQRTDCASFFSNAEPVTATGLLSLCGESGETSEQYVSDKGPTSSILLALRPEHGKASSATSCKRQFRAPDAYNFFVRMQRVPAAGSRSTASRKYNGNKSSNSTHSCPLTISQSANGEVLPSWRLDPCLLETSGTQEEPMRLLQGKLNIVWNHDGNAPNYRLQITVVGQGAVCLERDKYSCLEYVGMPLLCIARELVCDGLPNCPPFGTEVNDENETMCVKHRQQEYSENPVQSVFRQYIQNTIKSFFGGEPKELPSKPSYGEVDIALEQKFGSIYPPASSPFPPPATEPTVPPKKHRSTLTGLSKYGPWGYLFLGMLICGGALLICGLWECCCRSHKAEPNVDDSLPDQVPSFLQTSSPTETGRQRLPSAGDSPASHNLPHYGELDPPPAYSVLFPTQKPSDNGNELPVTTETAQTNSPSISDSNNSIGGSDGHTRVADEGSLVVASEAPPSPVSSTSVA